From the genome of Vitis riparia cultivar Riparia Gloire de Montpellier isolate 1030 chromosome 2, EGFV_Vit.rip_1.0, whole genome shotgun sequence, one region includes:
- the LOC117932529 gene encoding geraniol 8-hydroxylase-like encodes MELLSCLLCLLAPWTSIYIMFSARRGSKHTAYKLPPGPVPLPIIGNLLNLGNRPHESLANLAKTYGPIMTLKLGYVTTIVISSAPMAKEVLQKQDLSFCNRSIPDAIRAANHNQLSMAWIPVSTTWRALRRTCNSHLFTSQKLDSNTHLRHQKVQELLANVEQSCQAGGPVDICREAFRTSLNLLSNAIFSVDLVDPISETAQEFKELVRGVMEEAGKPNLVDYFPVLRQIDPQGIRRRLTIYFGRMIEIFDRMIKQRLQLRKIQGSIASSDVLDVLLNISEDNSNEIERNHMEHLLLDLFVAGTDTTSSTLEWAMAELLHNPEKLLKARMELLQTIGQDKQVKESDITRLPYVQAVVKETFRLHPAVPFLLPRRVEEDTDIEGFTVPKNAQVLVNAWAIGRDPNTWENPNSFVPERFLGLDMDVKGQNFELIPFGAGRRICPGLPLAIRMVHLMLASLIHSYDWKLEDGVTPENMNMEERYGISLQKAQPLQALPVRV; translated from the exons TGCTTGCTCCTTGGACTTCAATTTACATCATGTTTTCAGCCAGAAGAGGAAGCAAACATACTGCTTACAAACTTCCTCCGGGACCAGTTCCGCTTCCCATAATAGGAAACCTCTTAAACCTGGGTAACAGGCCCCATGAGTCCCTCGCCAACCTTGCAAAAACTTACGGCCCAATTATGACTCTCAAACTTGGCTATGTAACCACAATAGTCATCTCTTCTGCCCCCATGGCCAAAGAAGTCCTCCAAAAGCAGGATCTCTCCTTCTGCAACCGATCCATCCCTGATGCCATCCGAGCCGCAAACCACAACCAACTGTCGATGGCCTGGATACCTGTTTCAACAACTTGGAGAGCCCTTCGAAGGACATGCAATTCGCACTTATTCACTTCTCAAAAACTAGACTCTAACACCCATCTCCGCCACCAGAAAGTGCAAGAGCTTCTTGCGAATGTTGAACAGAGTTGCCAAGCTGGTGGTCCTGTAGATATATGCCGAGAAGCTTTTAGAACTAGTCTCAACTTGTTATCCAACGCCATATTTTCTGTGGATCTTGTTGATCCAATTTCTGAGACTGCACAAGAGTTTAAAGAGTTGGTGCGTGGTGTGATGGAGGAAGCTGGGAAACCCAACTTGGTAGATTATTTTCCGGTGCTCAGACAGATTGATCCACAAGGTATAAGGCGTCGTTTGACAATTTATTTTGGAAGGATGATTGAGATCTTTGATAGAATGATCAAGCAACGGTTACAGCTAAGAAAAATTCAAGGTTCAATAGCTAGCAGTGATGTGTTAGACGTTCTTCTCAACATAAGTGAAGATAACAGCAATGAGATTGAAAGAAATCATATGGAACATTTGTTATTG GACTTATTTGTTGCGGGGACTGACACAACCTCGAGCACATTGGAATGGGCAATGGCAGAGCTGCTACACAACCCTGAAAAACTTTTGAAAGCCCGAATGGAACTCCTGCAAACCATCGGCCAAGACAAACAGGTTAAAGAATCAGACATCACTCGACTCCCTTACGTGCAAGCGGTGGTGAAAGAAACCTTCCGATTGCACCCAGCAGTTCCATTTTTACTCCCACGCAGAGTTGAAGAGGACACAGATATAGAAGGGTTCACAGTCCCAAAGAATGCACAGGTGCTGGTGAACGCATGGGCTATAGGTCGAGACCCGAACACATGGGAGAACCCCAACTCATTTGTGCCAGAGAGGTTCTTGGGGTTGGACATGGACGTGAAGGGCCAGAATTTTGAGCTGATTCCGTTTGGTGCTGGCAGGAGAATCTGTCCTGGGCTGCCATTGGCAATCCGGATGGTTCACTTGATGCTGGCCTCGCTCATTCACTCCTATGATTGGAAACTTGAAGATGGGGTGACACCGGAGAACATGAACATGGAAGAAAGATATGGCATTAGTTTACAAAAGGCTCAGCCCCTGCAAGCTCTACCTGTACGGGTTTGA